A genomic region of Dunckerocampus dactyliophorus isolate RoL2022-P2 chromosome 10, RoL_Ddac_1.1, whole genome shotgun sequence contains the following coding sequences:
- the LOC129188917 gene encoding divergent protein kinase domain 1A-like isoform X1, producing the protein MARAQLPWSFFFWKNMQARVTYVHMKYLFVSWLVVFVGSWVVYVEYSSYTELCRGHRCTKSMCSKYRKGVVDGSACSSLCEKDTLYLTKCLSTEADNQVYSGIWGDLEGVIKCQMDEAPRYDLGGDMEPRKEAAAFDKPTRGTSVERFREMILTHLKAKVGDDQANLGDLATQALTAADANKDGHISLAEARSSWALLQLNEFLLALALQDRGHMPKVLGFCGDLYMMEKVPHSPLYGLSLPWVMEMWMPGGLRRSMDQWFTPAWPHRAKISIGLLELVEDLFHGTFGSFLMCNLSPSSFGYTKRHDLKVVDARHIIPEATFQEEIRQQRCDTDNNCLYGVDCLTSCDLTKHRCTTEVTKPNLAKACDTLKDYVLRGAPLDIREELEKQLYACMALRGSAEQTEIEHSLILNNLKTLLWKKISNTKDS; encoded by the exons GCCCGAGTGACCTACGTGCACATGAAGTACCTGTTCGTCTCCTGGCTGGTTGTTTTCGTGGGCAGCTGGGTGGTCTACGTGGAGTACTCCTCTTACACGGAGCTGTGCCGCGGACACCGGTGCACAAAATCCAtg TGCAGCAAATACAGGAAAGGCGTGGTGGACGGCTCAGCCTGCAGCAGTTTGTGTGAGAAGGACACTTTGTACCTGACCAAGTGTCTCTCCACTGAGGCTGACAACCAG GTGTATTCGGGTATCTGGGGCGACCTGGAGGGCGTCATCAAGTGCCAGATGGATGAGGCTCCTCGTTACGATTTAGGAGGCgacatggagcccaggaagGAAGCCGCCGCCTTTGACAAGCCCACCAGAGGAACCTCTGTGGAGAGGTTCAGGGAGATGATCCTCACCCACCTAAAG GCAAAAGTGGGGGACGACCAGGCCAATCTCGGCGACCTCGCCACACAGGCATTGACGGCAGCCGATGCAAACAAGGACGGCCACATCTCACTGGCCGAGGCACGGTCCTCCTGGGCTTTGCTGCAGCTCAATGAGTTCCTGCTGGCGCTAGCCCTCCAAGACCGGGGCCACATGCCCAAAGTGCTGGGCTTCTGTGGAGATCTGTACATGATGGAGAAGGTACCTCACTCTCCCCTGTATGGCCTAAGCCTGCCCTGGGTCATGGAGATGTGGATGCCTGGAGGTCTGCGTCGCAGCATGGACCAATGGTTCACACCAGCCTGGCCACACAGGGCAAAGATCTCCATTGGGCTGCTGGAGCTGGTTGAAGATCTTTTCCATGGCACTTTTGGCAGCTTCCTCATGTGCAACCTGAGCCCTTCCAGCTTTGGCTACACAAAGCGTCACGACCTGAAGGTGGTGGATGCACGGCACATCATCCCTGAGGCAACATTCCAGGAGGAAATCAGGCAGCAGAGGTGTGACACAGACAATAATTGTCTGTATGGCGTTGACTGCCTCACGTCTTGTGACCTCACCAAGCACCGCTGCACAACAGAAGTCACCAAGCCAAACTTGGCCAAAGCCTGCGACACCCTTAAGGACTACGTCCTGCGTGGGGCGCCTTTGGATATACGTGAGGAGCTGGAGAAGCAGCTGTATGCTTGCATGGCGCTCAGAGGCTCGGCCGAGCAGACAGAGATCGAACACTCGCTCATCCTCAACAACCTCAAGACGCTACTTTGGAAGAAAATCTCCAACACCAAAGACTCCTAA
- the LOC129188917 gene encoding divergent protein kinase domain 1A-like isoform X2, with protein sequence MELLLLEEHAGPSDLRAHEVPVRLLAGCFRGQLGGLRGVLLLHGAVPRTPVHKIHANTGKAWWTAQPAAVCVYSGIWGDLEGVIKCQMDEAPRYDLGGDMEPRKEAAAFDKPTRGTSVERFREMILTHLKAKVGDDQANLGDLATQALTAADANKDGHISLAEARSSWALLQLNEFLLALALQDRGHMPKVLGFCGDLYMMEKVPHSPLYGLSLPWVMEMWMPGGLRRSMDQWFTPAWPHRAKISIGLLELVEDLFHGTFGSFLMCNLSPSSFGYTKRHDLKVVDARHIIPEATFQEEIRQQRCDTDNNCLYGVDCLTSCDLTKHRCTTEVTKPNLAKACDTLKDYVLRGAPLDIREELEKQLYACMALRGSAEQTEIEHSLILNNLKTLLWKKISNTKDS encoded by the exons GCCCGAGTGACCTACGTGCACATGAAGTACCTGTTCGTCTCCTGGCTGGTTGTTTTCGTGGGCAGCTGGGTGGTCTACGTGGAGTACTCCTCTTACACGGAGCTGTGCCGCGGACACCGGTGCACAAAATCCAtg CAAATACAGGAAAGGCGTGGTGGACGGCTCAGCCTGCAGCAGTTTGT GTGTATTCGGGTATCTGGGGCGACCTGGAGGGCGTCATCAAGTGCCAGATGGATGAGGCTCCTCGTTACGATTTAGGAGGCgacatggagcccaggaagGAAGCCGCCGCCTTTGACAAGCCCACCAGAGGAACCTCTGTGGAGAGGTTCAGGGAGATGATCCTCACCCACCTAAAG GCAAAAGTGGGGGACGACCAGGCCAATCTCGGCGACCTCGCCACACAGGCATTGACGGCAGCCGATGCAAACAAGGACGGCCACATCTCACTGGCCGAGGCACGGTCCTCCTGGGCTTTGCTGCAGCTCAATGAGTTCCTGCTGGCGCTAGCCCTCCAAGACCGGGGCCACATGCCCAAAGTGCTGGGCTTCTGTGGAGATCTGTACATGATGGAGAAGGTACCTCACTCTCCCCTGTATGGCCTAAGCCTGCCCTGGGTCATGGAGATGTGGATGCCTGGAGGTCTGCGTCGCAGCATGGACCAATGGTTCACACCAGCCTGGCCACACAGGGCAAAGATCTCCATTGGGCTGCTGGAGCTGGTTGAAGATCTTTTCCATGGCACTTTTGGCAGCTTCCTCATGTGCAACCTGAGCCCTTCCAGCTTTGGCTACACAAAGCGTCACGACCTGAAGGTGGTGGATGCACGGCACATCATCCCTGAGGCAACATTCCAGGAGGAAATCAGGCAGCAGAGGTGTGACACAGACAATAATTGTCTGTATGGCGTTGACTGCCTCACGTCTTGTGACCTCACCAAGCACCGCTGCACAACAGAAGTCACCAAGCCAAACTTGGCCAAAGCCTGCGACACCCTTAAGGACTACGTCCTGCGTGGGGCGCCTTTGGATATACGTGAGGAGCTGGAGAAGCAGCTGTATGCTTGCATGGCGCTCAGAGGCTCGGCCGAGCAGACAGAGATCGAACACTCGCTCATCCTCAACAACCTCAAGACGCTACTTTGGAAGAAAATCTCCAACACCAAAGACTCCTAA